A window of the Cucurbita pepo subsp. pepo cultivar mu-cu-16 chromosome LG01, ASM280686v2, whole genome shotgun sequence genome harbors these coding sequences:
- the LOC111789190 gene encoding transcription factor DIVARICATA-like, producing MKTLYPSSHLSSSAWFLLHNPTTKWTKEENKRFESALAIFDKETPDRWFKVAAMIPGKTVDDVIKQYRELEEDVYEIEAGRFPIPGYDLASSFSFQFVDGRRKSSVGRGSDHERKKGVPWTEEEHMKFLRGLLKYGKGDWRNISRNFVNSKTPTQVASHAQKYFMRQLSGGKDKRRPSIHDITTLNLTDATASENQNLSSSMDQLSNLPSLQRSPCYQNLLFDWNQSTDTELLGLGPNYGDPLVSFSSGIAANGIKNDQDRELSSAYYGTYSTPHKSIFQFESSRRQVFG from the exons ATGAAAACTCTGTATCCATCTTCACACCTTTCCAGCTCTGCCTGGTTCCTGCTTCATAATCCAACCACAAAGTGGACTAAGGAAGAGAACAAGAGGTTTGAGAGTGCCCTCGCTATATTTGATAAGGAAACGCCTGACCGATGGTTCAAAGTGGCCGCTATGATTCCTGGAAAGACCGTGGATGATGTGATTAAGCAATATAGGGAGCTTGAAGAAGATGTTTATGAAATAGAAGCTGGGAGATTCCCAATCCCAGGTTATGATCTCGCCTCTTCTTTTTCGTTTCAGTTCGTTGATGGTCGAAGGAAATCTTCCGTTGGTAGGGGCTCTGATCATGAAAGGAAGAAGGGGGTTCCTTGGACAGAGGAAGAACACAT GAAATTTCTGAGGGGACTACTGAAGTATGGAAAAGGGGATTGGAGAAACATCTCAAGAAACTTTGTGAACTCCAAGACTCCTACTCAAGTGGCAAGCCATGCCCAAAAGTACTTCATGAGGCAGCTTTCAGGGGGGAAAGACAAAAGAAGGCCAAGCATCCATGACATCACTACTCTCAACCTCACAGACGCCACAGCATCAGAGAATCAGAACTTGTCTTCTTCAATGGATCAGCTTTCCAACCTTCCTTCACTGCAGAGGTCACCCTGCTATCAAAATCTTCTGTTCGATTGGAACCAATCGACCGATACGGAGCTGCTCGGTTTAGGACCTAACTATGGCGATCCTCTCGTGTCGTTCTCATCTGGGATTGCTGCAAATGGAATAAAGAATGACCAAGATCGAGAACTGAGCAGTGCATATTATGGAACTTACTCCACCCCTCACAAATCCATATTTCAATTTGAATCCTCAAGACGTCAAGTTTTTGGATGA
- the LOC111798627 gene encoding coronatine-insensitive protein 1 has translation MEERDASRINMGMSDEVLGCVMPYIHDPKDRDAVSQVCRRWYELDALTRKHITIALCYTTTPERLRRRFIHLESLKLKGKPRAAMFNLIPEDWGGYVTPWVREIADSFNCLRSLHFRRMIVVDSDLELLARARGRVLQSLKLDKCSGFSTDGLFHIGRSCRNLRTLFLEESLITENDGEWLHELATNNTVLETLNFYMTDLAQVRFQDLELIARNCRSLISVKISDCEILDLVGFFRAAGVLEEFCGGSFNDQPERYAAVALPQNLRSLGLTYMGRNEMPIVFPFANMLKKLDLLYALLRTEDHCTLIQRCPNLEVLETRNVIGDRGLEVLAGHCKKLKRLRIERGADEQGLEDEEGLVSQRGLIALAQGCLELEYLAVYVSDITNSSLECIGTYSKNLCDFRLVLLDREVSITDLPLDNGVQALLRGCSEKLKRFALYLRPGGLTDVGLGYIGRYSPNVRWMLLGYVGESDAGLLEFSRGCPSLQKLEMRGCCFSEHALAASVMQLTSLRYLWVQGYRRSSSGRDLLAMARPFWNIELIPLRQVVVSDEVGDMVVADHPAHILAYYSLAGPRTDFPDSVVPLDSSSLIAA, from the exons ATGGAAGAACGGGACGCTAGTAGAATTAATATGGGGATGTCAGATGAGGTTCTTGGCTGTGTAATGCCCTATATTCATGACCCGAAAGATCGCGACGCTGTCTCTCAGGTTTGCAGGAGATGGTACGAGCTGGATGCGCTCACTCGCAAGCACATTACCATCGCTCTTTGCTACACCACCACGCCGGAACGGCTACGGCGGCGCTTTATTCATCTCGAATCCCTGAAATTGAAGGGCAAACCCAGAGCCGCGATGTTTAATTTGATACCCGAGGATTGGGGAGGGTACGTAACCCCCTGGGTAAGGGAGATTGCTGATTCTTTCAATTGCTTGAGGTCTCTCCACTTCCGGCGTATGATTGTCGTGGATTCGGATCTGGAGCTTCTCGCACGTGCACGGGGCCGTGTTCTTCAGTCGCTCAAACTCGATAAATGTTCTGGATTCTCCACCGATGGGCTATTCCATATCGGACGCTCTTGCCG GAATTTAAGAACGTTGTTTTTGGAGGAGAGCTTAATTACAGAGAACGATGGGGAATGGCTACATGAACTTGCTACGAACAACACCGTCCTTGAGACGTTAAATTTTTACATGACAGATCTTGCCCAAGTCAGATTTCAAGATCTTGAGCTCATAGCCAGAAACTGCCGTTCCTTAATTTCTGTTAAAATTAGTGATTGTGAAATCCTGGATCTGGTGGGCTTCTTTCGAGCTGCTGGTGTTTTGGAGGAATTTTGCGGAGGTTCCTTCAATGATCAACCAGAGAGGTATGCCGCTGTAGCCTTGCCCCAGAATCTCCGCAGTTTGGGTCTTACATACATGGGAAGGAATGAAATGCCAATAGTTTTCCCTTTTGCAAACATGCTCAAGAAGTTGGACCTCTTGTATGCCCTGCTTCGTACGGAAGACCATTGCACTTTGATTCAGAGATGCCCCAACTTAGAAGTGCTTGAG ACTAGAAACGTGATTGGGGATAGAGGATTAGAAGTACTTGCTGGTCATTGCAAGAAGCTGAAAAGGCTTAGAATTGAGCGAGGTGCGGATGAGCAGGGATTGGAGGACGAGGAAGGTCTTGTTTCACAAAGAGGATTGATTGCTTTGGCTCAGGGCTGTCTGGAACTGGAATACTTAGCTGTGTATGTTTCCGATATCACGAATTCCTCTCTCGAGTGCATTGGCACTTACTCGAAAAATCTCTGCGATTTTCGCCTGGTCCTGCTGGATCGAGAAGTGAGCATAACGGATCTGCCACTTGACAATGGAGTTCAAGCTCTGTTGAGAGGGTGTTCTGAGAAGCTGAAAAGATTTGCTTTGTATCTTCGGCCTGGTGGATTGACGGACGTTGGTCTTGGTTACATAGGGAGGTACAGCCCAAATGTGAGATGGATGCTTCTCGGTTATGTGGGGGAGTCTGATGCTGGGCTGTTGGAATTCTCTCGCGGCTGCCCCAGCCTGCAGAAGCTTGAGATGAGAGGGTGTTGCTTTAGCGAGCATGCATTGGCAGCCTCCGTCATGCAACTCACTTCCCTCAGGTATCTGTGGGTTCAAGGCTACAGAAGGTCCTCCTCAGGCCGCGATCTTCTGGCAATGGCACGCCCGTTCTGGAACATCGAATTGATTCCGTTGAGACAAGTTGTGGTGTCCGATGAAGTTGGGGATATGGTGGTCGCTGATCACCCTGCACATATACTTGCATACTATTCCCTAGCAGGACCAAGAACTGATTTTCCAGACAGCGTTGTGCCGTTGGATTCGTCGTCCTTAATCGCTGCGTAG